Proteins from a single region of Candidatus Hydrogenedentota bacterium:
- a CDS encoding HAMP domain-containing protein, whose protein sequence is MSNSGGNGMRFGGLTSRVLVWMMLLAFVPMAIMTGQGYHCAREAILEETNEHLLSLATSRSALVSTWFAQRFSEIDVIASSPSVARCCAHFANLSEEDIDREATVMLRAVLGRVDSYDGIAVLGADGAVVARVSRDGTDTGDAGAYVRTGGILAADGEIEMLRPELDGNGNVVLFIGRHIQSGGSRQGLVVAKLNLTRGLEPLLHDRAGLGETGRTYLAWVDRSASSRAESKDAAHSVQILTEPLPNMDRVAMRRPLPDAIAARGLPGQVEHVEYTDERGKAVWARLAAVALFPMEVIVEQDVDEALAWIDVLLRRVAVTGAVTFLVILVVAVWTSRKLGEPLRVLARVAQNVTTGNAQDRVGPLSGTEAEDVRKAFNTMLDELAAQQRELVRTATLASVGELSSSIVHEMRNPLSSIKMNLQSLLRTVESDPGYRELADIAIAQVARLERMLNDLLQYGRPVEIRRQPMRFDDLARSAISLTVDQASKNRVRVVVEDELNDTALFVDSELMCRALTNLVLNGIEAAPQGGLVTVRGRRDADERAIVEVIDTGSGISSETLDQVFQPFFTTKPAGTGLGLANVRKIVELHGGSVTAGNGNGGGAVFAIRLPLTRENIA, encoded by the coding sequence ATGAGCAATTCGGGCGGTAACGGTATGCGATTCGGCGGGCTGACGAGTCGAGTGCTCGTCTGGATGATGCTGCTCGCCTTCGTGCCGATGGCGATCATGACGGGCCAGGGTTATCACTGCGCGCGTGAGGCGATTCTGGAGGAGACCAACGAGCATCTGCTGTCGTTGGCGACGTCGCGGAGCGCGTTGGTTTCGACGTGGTTTGCGCAACGCTTCAGCGAGATCGACGTCATCGCGTCGTCTCCATCGGTCGCGCGCTGCTGCGCCCACTTTGCCAACCTCTCTGAGGAAGATATTGACCGGGAAGCCACCGTCATGCTTCGCGCGGTGCTTGGCCGGGTTGACAGCTACGACGGGATCGCGGTGCTTGGCGCGGACGGGGCGGTTGTCGCACGCGTGTCGCGTGATGGGACGGATACAGGCGACGCGGGCGCATACGTTCGGACAGGCGGTATTCTTGCCGCCGACGGCGAGATCGAGATGCTGCGCCCCGAACTGGACGGTAACGGCAATGTCGTTCTGTTTATCGGCCGCCACATACAATCGGGCGGATCGCGGCAGGGACTTGTGGTTGCGAAACTGAACCTCACACGCGGCCTCGAACCGCTGCTGCACGATCGGGCCGGATTGGGAGAGACTGGACGCACGTACCTGGCTTGGGTCGATCGTTCGGCGTCTTCGCGCGCGGAGTCAAAGGACGCCGCGCATTCGGTCCAAATTCTGACGGAGCCGTTGCCGAATATGGACCGAGTTGCGATGCGGAGGCCCCTGCCCGACGCGATCGCCGCGCGCGGTCTTCCCGGCCAGGTCGAACACGTCGAGTACACGGACGAACGCGGTAAAGCCGTATGGGCCCGGCTCGCCGCCGTTGCATTGTTCCCGATGGAGGTCATTGTCGAACAGGACGTGGACGAGGCGTTGGCATGGATCGACGTGCTTCTGCGCCGCGTTGCCGTGACGGGCGCCGTCACGTTTCTGGTAATCCTGGTGGTGGCAGTGTGGACATCGCGCAAACTGGGTGAACCCCTACGCGTGCTCGCCCGCGTCGCGCAGAACGTGACCACGGGCAACGCACAGGATCGCGTCGGGCCACTGAGCGGCACGGAAGCGGAAGACGTGCGCAAGGCATTTAATACGATGCTCGACGAGCTGGCCGCGCAACAGCGCGAGCTGGTCCGCACGGCGACCTTGGCGTCGGTCGGCGAACTGAGTTCCAGCATCGTCCATGAGATGCGCAACCCGTTGTCGTCGATCAAAATGAACCTGCAATCGCTGCTTCGGACGGTCGAGTCCGATCCCGGGTACCGCGAACTCGCCGATATTGCGATTGCGCAGGTAGCACGCCTCGAACGTATGTTGAACGATTTGTTGCAGTACGGGCGTCCGGTGGAAATCCGCCGTCAGCCGATGCGCTTCGATGACCTGGCGCGTTCGGCGATCTCCTTGACCGTTGACCAGGCGTCGAAGAACCGGGTCCGTGTCGTGGTGGAAGACGAATTGAACGACACGGCGCTTTTCGTCGATTCCGAACTCATGTGCAGGGCCTTGACCAATCTCGTGCTTAACGGCATCGAGGCGGCGCCTCAAGGCGGGTTGGTCACGGTGCGGGGCCGCAGAGACGCGGACGAGCGCGCGATCGTAGAAGTCATTGACACGGGCAGCGGAATATCCAGCGAAACGCTCGATCAGGTGTTTCAGCCGTTTTTTACGACCAAACCGGCGGGAACGGGGCTTGGCTTGGCGAACGTCAGGAAGATCGTCGAGCTTCACGGCGGGTCGGTAACTGCCGGCAACGGGAACGGCGGCGGCGCCGTGTTTGCTATTCGCTTACCCCTGACAAGGGAAAACATCGCATGA
- a CDS encoding sigma-54-dependent Fis family transcriptional regulator, whose product MKILVIDDDAALCRSLQIHLERDGHFVRSCHTAREGMSLHAEGGFDLTFVDLKLPDGSGLDVLKAIRDAESPGLAVMITGTQDMKATIEAVRLGAFDYIRKPLDLEAVLIAVEKAAQEQIRAKSKRRVPLEQAFHPREIVGASRSIVEVIKQVGVLSQNRIPVLIEGESGTGKELVARALHEATSPGKPFVAINCSSVVPTLLESELFGHVRGAFTGADHDKVGRLEHAGEGTVFFDEIGDMAVDLQAKLLRAIQERSFEPVGGVKCIPLRARIVAATHRDVESMVASGAFRGDLYYRLGVSTIRVPPLRERRDDIPLLTSHVLARVSQELHRCVSHVDDKAMRCLQAYDWPGNVRELENVLTRAVLLARTDTLLEDNVAASIGDRPAAYAGPEAPVKTLRDAERDHVERALRSTGWNVTQTAALLDISPTTLRKKIHDYELNAPADK is encoded by the coding sequence ATGAAGATACTCGTCATCGACGACGACGCGGCGTTGTGCCGATCGCTCCAGATTCATCTCGAGCGGGACGGTCATTTTGTACGATCGTGCCATACCGCGCGCGAAGGAATGTCGCTACATGCCGAAGGCGGGTTCGATCTAACATTCGTCGACTTGAAGCTCCCGGACGGCTCGGGCTTGGACGTGCTGAAGGCCATTCGGGACGCCGAATCGCCCGGTCTGGCGGTGATGATAACGGGCACGCAGGACATGAAGGCCACGATCGAGGCCGTGCGACTGGGCGCGTTCGATTACATCCGAAAGCCGCTCGATCTCGAGGCCGTACTGATCGCCGTGGAGAAGGCGGCCCAGGAACAGATTCGGGCCAAGTCGAAACGCCGCGTCCCCCTCGAACAGGCGTTTCATCCGCGGGAGATCGTCGGCGCGAGCCGCTCGATCGTCGAGGTCATCAAGCAAGTTGGCGTGCTGAGCCAGAACCGAATCCCGGTGCTAATCGAGGGTGAAAGCGGCACCGGGAAGGAGCTTGTCGCCCGCGCCTTACACGAGGCCACGTCGCCCGGCAAACCGTTTGTGGCGATCAATTGCAGTTCCGTGGTCCCGACGTTACTGGAGAGCGAACTGTTTGGGCACGTGCGCGGCGCATTCACGGGCGCAGACCACGACAAGGTGGGCCGGCTCGAGCATGCCGGCGAGGGCACGGTGTTCTTCGACGAGATTGGCGATATGGCCGTCGATCTTCAGGCGAAACTGTTGCGGGCGATCCAGGAGCGAAGCTTCGAACCTGTTGGAGGCGTGAAGTGCATTCCGCTGCGCGCGCGAATCGTCGCGGCGACCCACCGCGACGTCGAGTCCATGGTTGCGTCTGGCGCGTTTCGCGGAGACTTGTACTACAGGCTTGGAGTATCCACGATCCGTGTCCCTCCGCTGCGCGAGCGGCGCGACGACATTCCGCTATTGACGTCGCATGTGCTGGCCCGCGTGAGCCAGGAACTGCATCGCTGCGTGTCGCACGTTGACGACAAGGCGATGCGCTGCCTGCAAGCCTACGACTGGCCGGGAAACGTGCGCGAACTGGAGAATGTGCTCACGCGGGCGGTGCTGCTCGCCCGCACCGATACGCTGCTCGAGGACAATGTGGCCGCTTCCATCGGCGACCGGCCCGCGGCATACGCTGGTCCGGAAGCGCCGGTGAAGACACTTCGCGACGCGGAACGCGATCACGTCGAAAGGGCCTTGCGCTCGACCGGCTGGAACGTGACGCAGACGGCGGCATTGCTCGATATATCGCCGACGACGTTGCGAAAGAAAATCCACGACTACGAATTGAACGCTCCGGCGGACAAATAG
- a CDS encoding SurA N-terminal domain-containing protein, with protein sequence MIQDAMRKHKRLMLGILLVLIIGPFVLWGGSFGYGSDPSMVEGGGAVAVVGDTPISAELYRRDLQMQRQQMAQFGGQPPSPEQMLRDGTAMRVLDILVGRELLASQAKSGDYQFDREYLVEKIKEWPAFQDEAGNFDAKRWNEVVRQRQNWNVFYEQERLDTAYQLVVQRAAASARVLDEDIRKQFEEQNTSYELKYVAVAPKIEPSEEQIKETYDQNTEAYALPEKRKAEFVAFSLVPPMPQLANDLVTRARGGEDFGKLATENSTAPSKDKGGDLDWLTEGPVVSPHRKPLFALQKGQVSDPAYGPNGYYIYKVEDERTDPTTNAREVKAREILVSAVLSEEEYKAAQDKAKQLQEKAKSNGDLRAAALEAGLEVQTTGQFSIESLNIENLPDSDARQFRSRLATVALNEVAEPLEAQRNIYVAKVIELEAAVPQPLEAVREKVVQDTIARIGGSPEYRKQTEDLARSILESAKSLQDVVTQHPELNAIIETIPSFTTKTYDFQKGPMWNPRDVLETAKTKEPGAFFGPITDFMGKTYFVELVSKTPPDEKAWAEQWPKEEKALREQALMQEQRRRLDDYVAYLREDLVAKGHYQIDTAAFNRALGIEQETPAEAAPESTAPVDAAAPATEGAATDAAAAPAPAEPAPATAESTPAPSEPAAAPAETPAPAQ encoded by the coding sequence ATGATCCAAGACGCGATGCGCAAGCACAAGCGCCTGATGCTCGGTATTCTGTTGGTCCTGATTATCGGGCCGTTTGTGTTGTGGGGCGGCAGCTTCGGATACGGTTCGGATCCGTCCATGGTTGAAGGGGGCGGTGCCGTAGCGGTCGTGGGGGATACGCCGATTTCGGCGGAATTGTACCGGCGGGACCTCCAGATGCAGCGCCAGCAGATGGCGCAATTCGGCGGGCAACCTCCCAGCCCCGAGCAGATGCTGAGGGATGGCACGGCGATGCGCGTGCTTGACATTCTCGTCGGCCGGGAACTGCTGGCGAGCCAGGCGAAGAGCGGGGACTACCAGTTCGACCGTGAGTATCTCGTCGAGAAGATTAAAGAATGGCCCGCATTTCAGGACGAGGCGGGCAATTTCGACGCGAAACGCTGGAACGAGGTCGTCCGCCAACGGCAAAACTGGAACGTGTTTTACGAACAGGAACGCTTGGATACGGCCTATCAACTGGTCGTGCAGCGCGCCGCTGCCTCGGCCCGCGTGCTGGACGAGGACATCCGAAAGCAATTCGAGGAGCAGAATACGTCGTACGAACTGAAGTACGTCGCGGTCGCCCCGAAGATCGAACCGTCGGAAGAGCAGATTAAGGAGACGTACGACCAGAACACGGAAGCGTACGCCTTGCCGGAAAAGCGGAAGGCGGAGTTTGTCGCGTTTTCGCTCGTCCCGCCGATGCCGCAATTGGCCAACGACCTCGTGACGCGCGCGCGCGGCGGCGAAGACTTCGGGAAACTTGCCACCGAGAATTCCACGGCGCCGAGCAAGGACAAAGGCGGCGATCTCGATTGGTTGACGGAGGGCCCGGTGGTGAGCCCGCATCGCAAGCCCTTGTTTGCGCTGCAAAAGGGGCAGGTGAGCGATCCCGCCTACGGCCCGAACGGATACTACATTTACAAAGTCGAGGACGAACGCACCGATCCGACAACGAACGCGCGCGAAGTGAAGGCGCGCGAGATTCTCGTTTCCGCGGTGTTGTCCGAGGAAGAGTATAAGGCGGCGCAGGACAAGGCGAAGCAGCTTCAGGAGAAGGCCAAGTCGAATGGCGACTTGCGCGCGGCAGCCTTGGAGGCGGGCCTCGAGGTGCAGACGACCGGCCAGTTCTCCATCGAATCGCTCAATATCGAAAACCTGCCGGACTCGGACGCGCGGCAGTTCCGGTCGCGCCTCGCGACGGTGGCGCTGAACGAAGTCGCGGAGCCGCTCGAAGCGCAGCGCAACATCTACGTCGCGAAGGTAATCGAACTCGAGGCGGCGGTGCCGCAACCGCTCGAGGCGGTACGCGAAAAGGTCGTGCAAGACACGATCGCGCGCATCGGCGGTTCGCCGGAGTACCGCAAGCAGACGGAAGACCTGGCGCGATCAATTTTGGAATCGGCGAAGTCGCTGCAGGACGTCGTGACGCAGCACCCGGAGCTCAACGCAATAATCGAGACGATTCCGTCGTTCACCACGAAGACGTACGACTTCCAGAAAGGCCCGATGTGGAACCCGCGCGACGTGTTGGAGACCGCCAAGACGAAGGAGCCGGGCGCGTTTTTCGGGCCAATTACGGACTTCATGGGAAAGACGTACTTCGTCGAACTCGTGAGCAAGACGCCGCCCGACGAAAAAGCGTGGGCGGAACAATGGCCGAAGGAAGAGAAGGCCCTGCGTGAGCAGGCCCTGATGCAGGAACAGCGCCGGCGCTTGGATGACTACGTCGCGTACCTTCGCGAAGATTTGGTCGCGAAAGGACACTACCAGATCGATACAGCGGCGTTTAATCGCGCGCTTGGGATCGAACAGGAAACGCCCGCCGAAGCGGCGCCGGAATCGACGGCGCCAGTTGATGCGGCCGCGCCGGCAACCGAGGGCGCCGCTACGGATGCTGCCGCTGCGCCTGCGCCTGCGGAACCGGCCCCAGCGACTGCCGAGTCAACCCCGGCGCCGAGCGAACCCGCTGCGGCCCCTGCGGAAACTCCAGCGCCCGCGCAGTAG
- a CDS encoding transglutaminase domain-containing protein — MTNATRILAVMLCLIASGTLGMMSMQILYPAAICLAAVVGWTERYRITVSRKAESRLAAGVAVLFALRWLLPAPAFGSARVQFISIGILDYAQAYPIAQALLFWMVLLLFLRRGGALPFTLPLYPSLVVILAGTMPPRALGAWSGAAYQTAALALALTSGAYFVVHAQSRYVEPQHARRARRNAYILVLAIVLSLGWGLGRLLQSRGQDLDLLLVDLMRDRSLPTSPGFSGEGHLDRVNQFKSMNSNAIALHVTSAAMPGYLRGKAFDTFDGRRWSSVAPSQDVQPIKMADGRENDTTWFPLAPGGENGDSEHMLVEPVSSLRGAVFTQLESARVGIPRRTLSVDAHRIVEAGQIEPGAPYRVAGVRAADAPLTADERESLTIVPNGVDPKIRAIAYAITRNCADDEARMHAVVAYLNATCTYSLNPPPVVSDNPLSAFLLESRAGHCELFATSAAMLLRCAGVPCRYVTGFVAGEQNSYGEYWVARNKDAHAWVEAYIEGSGWTIVEATPADGVPQREQKQKLAEFWEYAVHRTKSAIAAIRNMNARELANAAVRLLIRWSPWIGAIVLVGVAAILIKRIAAKRRAAVAALGTDPTALAMNRRLRAMDRKAAKLGLSRGPSETLNRFADRADQERQPDLAQWYRVYANARYGNDAGAIAVVLGQQRVP, encoded by the coding sequence ATGACGAATGCGACGCGGATACTTGCCGTGATGTTGTGCCTGATTGCGTCCGGCACGCTCGGCATGATGTCGATGCAGATCCTGTATCCGGCCGCAATCTGCCTGGCCGCCGTCGTCGGGTGGACGGAACGGTATCGAATTACGGTTTCCAGGAAAGCGGAATCACGACTCGCGGCCGGCGTAGCGGTCCTGTTTGCGCTGCGGTGGCTGCTTCCCGCACCGGCGTTCGGGTCGGCTCGCGTGCAGTTCATTTCGATTGGCATTCTGGACTACGCGCAAGCCTATCCCATCGCGCAGGCGCTGCTGTTCTGGATGGTGCTGCTGCTTTTTCTGCGGCGCGGCGGCGCGCTTCCGTTCACCTTGCCACTGTATCCGTCCCTTGTCGTTATTCTCGCCGGAACGATGCCCCCACGAGCGTTGGGCGCGTGGAGCGGCGCCGCATACCAGACCGCGGCGCTGGCATTAGCGTTGACGAGTGGAGCGTATTTCGTTGTTCATGCACAATCGCGCTACGTCGAGCCACAACACGCGCGGCGCGCGCGGCGAAACGCGTATATCCTCGTCTTGGCAATCGTGCTGTCGCTCGGGTGGGGATTGGGAAGGCTGCTGCAGAGTCGCGGACAGGACCTCGACCTGTTGCTGGTCGACCTCATGCGCGACCGCAGCCTGCCAACGTCGCCGGGCTTTTCCGGCGAAGGGCACCTCGACCGCGTCAATCAATTCAAGAGTATGAACAGCAACGCAATTGCACTGCACGTTACGAGCGCGGCCATGCCCGGATATCTGCGAGGGAAGGCGTTCGATACGTTTGACGGACGCCGCTGGTCGAGCGTGGCGCCGTCGCAGGACGTACAACCCATAAAAATGGCCGACGGCCGCGAAAACGACACGACGTGGTTTCCACTAGCGCCGGGCGGGGAGAATGGCGATTCGGAACATATGCTCGTGGAACCCGTTTCCTCCTTACGCGGCGCGGTCTTCACGCAATTGGAATCGGCGCGCGTGGGAATTCCGCGGCGCACGTTGTCCGTCGACGCGCATCGCATTGTCGAAGCCGGACAAATCGAACCTGGAGCGCCATACCGGGTGGCGGGTGTTCGCGCGGCGGACGCGCCGCTGACCGCCGATGAGCGGGAAAGCTTGACCATCGTGCCGAACGGCGTCGATCCCAAAATACGCGCCATCGCGTACGCGATCACGCGCAATTGCGCCGACGACGAAGCGCGAATGCACGCGGTTGTGGCCTACTTGAACGCTACCTGTACGTATAGCCTCAATCCGCCGCCGGTCGTATCCGACAATCCGCTTTCGGCGTTTCTCCTCGAGAGCCGCGCGGGACACTGCGAACTGTTCGCCACATCCGCGGCGATGCTGTTGCGGTGCGCGGGCGTGCCATGCCGGTACGTCACCGGTTTCGTCGCGGGCGAGCAAAACAGCTACGGCGAGTATTGGGTGGCGCGCAATAAAGACGCGCACGCGTGGGTCGAGGCGTACATCGAAGGGAGCGGGTGGACGATCGTCGAAGCGACTCCGGCGGACGGCGTACCCCAACGCGAACAGAAACAGAAGTTGGCGGAATTCTGGGAATACGCCGTACACAGGACGAAGTCCGCGATTGCCGCGATTCGAAATATGAACGCGCGCGAACTGGCCAATGCAGCCGTACGACTCCTGATCCGCTGGTCGCCGTGGATCGGCGCAATCGTACTCGTTGGCGTCGCCGCAATCTTGATCAAGCGAATTGCCGCGAAACGTCGCGCGGCGGTCGCCGCGTTGGGGACCGATCCAACCGCCCTGGCGATGAACCGGCGGTTGCGCGCGATGGACCGGAAAGCGGCGAAGCTGGGGTTGTCGCGCGGCCCGAGCGAAACGCTGAACCGGTTCGCGGATCGCGCGGATCAGGAACGCCAACCCGATCTGGCCCAATGGTATCGCGTGTATGCGAACGCGCGATACGGCAACGATGCCGGCGCGATCGCGGTTGTGCTTGGGCAACAGCGCGTGCCGTAG